GGGATCTGGCAGCGGGAAGAGAGGTCAATGCTTACCTGCTCTGATGACCCACATAGGCCTTAGTAAAGTAGTAGGATTTTAACTCAGATTTTGAGTTTTGTATAAGATTCCCTATGGAAGTAAAGTGGTACAACATTCCATAAGAAAGGTGCAAATAGAAAAATACTGAATGGCATGTACACTCTAACCTAGTACACATGACTGATGAAGGATAACACAAATTTTCATTCTGAGATCTAGTCTGTGAGTGAAACAGTGAACTCATGTGATTGATTAGCTAACTAGATAGATAGGCCAGTGAAGAATGCTTCGTGGGCCAACAAAAGAATCTTAAAGTGTACCCAATAAGCCACAGACAGCCAGTGCTCAGAGAAGGAGGGGGGTTAACATGATTATATTTCTTGGATGTGTAAATTAATCATAGTTACCTTATGCTAGGgcccaccttgggagtcagcacgcaaggaaaagatctaggtgtcatttttagacaatatgctgaaatcttctgtccagtgtgcagcagcagccaaaaaatcaaacaggatgctaggaatgattatgaaagagatggtaaataagaccaagagtactataatgcctctgtatcgctccatgatgcacctcaccttgagtattgaattcaattctggttgccatatctcaaaaaagatatagtggaattagaaaaggttcaaagaagagggatcaaaatgataaaggggatggaacttctctcatatgaggaaaggctaaagaggttacggctcttcagctagaaaaagagatgactgagaggagatatgattaaggtctacaaaatcctgagtggtgtagaatggtgtagaatgagtagaagtgaatcaattctttactctttcaaaaagtacagagactaggggacactcaatgaagttacattgaaatacttttaaaacaaataggaggatctattttttcactcaaagaatagttaagctctggaacccatTGACAGGAGAATATGGTAACagtgttagtgtatctgggttttaaaaaggtttggacaagtccctggagaaaagtccatagtctgctattgagatagcaTGGAATCATGCTattatttggttttctgccaggtacttgtgacctggattggccattgttggaaacaggatactgggctagatggaccattggcctaaCCCAGTATTGTTTAAGATATTCTGGGCATGTTCTAGACTATTAAGTTGAAGGCTATAGTAAAATATGTTTCCATAGTCCAACCAGCTGAGAATTAGGGTATGCCCTAATCTGCTTAATGCCTTTTGGTCAAAATAAGAATGACTAGAATACATTTGCCTCAAGGATCTGTGACCAATAATATCTGTTGGTCAAACATGAGCAGAGGATCAAAAATGCAGCCTAGAATCTTCAAAGAGTCCATTAGAATGATGGGGGTGCTCAAAAGGATTATGGAGAGTGCCAGCCTACTAAGACTACCTGTTATCCACATTGGtaacattttgggggggatttaaGTTTATTATCAGTAACCCACTGGCCAATGGCTTTCAGGCAGCTAAGTGCATGATAACAGGGAATTGGAAGCCAGCATAGCAGGTTACCTGTCATCTGCAAAGTAATAGCCATTCATACCATATGCAATTTTATAACCATGCATACATACAAAGCATACGTGCATACTTTTCTCTGTGTGAAGTTTTCCagatttcaaagtgaaagtatgtgtttattctgctttgaaaattatgGCAGGAAAACTCCTTGAGGTGCACAGTTTTCTCAGTAAAATGATGCAAAGATGCTCACATTTTCAAAAGTAGCACATAAATACAAACTTCATCCCCCAATCCCCTTTGTGAACATCTGTCCAAATACCAGGCAAATTTGCACATAGAGGGGGCAATTGTATATAGAGGGAACctacacatatgcacataaggtatagaatactagcgtttaTTCACACATAGGTgcacatacatatgtaaatgctgaGTAAGCAGCTTATGAACTATTCTATGACTATAAGCTTATCCCCTATAGCACTAAGGTGGGTGTTTACATGGGCGGATTCTGGGCAAATCACACATTCAaggctagattctaaatatggtgcctgaaaattccacattgaaaaaaaatacgcctaggcatattctgtaaagtacgctaAACTTTTTATAGAGTACGCTTAAATTTCCATACAGTATACAGAATAACACTGAGtgccagattgtaagctctttgagcagggactgtctttcttctatgtttgtgcagtgctgcgtatgccttgtagcgctacagaaatgctaaatagtagtagtagtagtagtgacccaatgtagttgcggccatttacgccatgatttacttggcgtaaatcccaacacctaaattaggtgcagagtgggtgcgttctataacaatgctcatagattttagaaacgcccacttCCCACCCAAGGCCACATCCCTTTtttaactatgtgacttagaatgtagatgcaccacattacagaatacgcttagtgagctgtgtgtgtaaatattaattaatgccaattagcattgataattgtttgttaacatccaattaacagtgctgattagctagttaaccaattaagttatgtgcattgttatagaatacgctttgatttctatgcagaaattaaggcaccatatatagaatccttggGTTACTGCAAATAGACACAAACATTTACATCTTCTCTATGGTTGGCCTTAAATATAGGCATGTATCTGACCctatatgttagtattctatagaggaaagtaggcacctatgtttCTTTATTGAAGAGGTTCCAACCAGCACCTCTAGGCActtatatttctttatttggattctgctcacaccttttcaatagtagctcaaggtgagttacattcaggtacactgggcatttctctgtccctggagggctcatgatctaggtttatacctgaggcaatggagggttaaatgacttgcccaagatcacaaagagcagcagtgggatttgaaccggccacctctggatgtcaagacaggtgctctagccactaggctaagAATAGCCCCATAcaggctactactgaaaaaggtgtgagcaaaatccaaataatataATATGTAGTCATAAGTTTATCTGCAAATCAAACAGGTAATTTTGTAACACTGCTCTATCCATGAAACTACTTTtgactaggagtagcctagtggttactgcagtggcctCATGATCAGGAgaaccgggtttgattcccactgtagctccttgtgactctgggcaagtcgctaaggggctcttttagaaAGGCATGGTAGGGCTACTGCAAATTAACCCTACTACCATGGTagcgcagcagcccagtggtagggaGCATTCTTTGTGCTAATTAGCAGTACAGtcacattgccgcatgctgcctgattaccatgggGTTAGtacatgagtccttaccaccaaaGTAAAAGGCCAGGCACTAATTTGAAACATAGCGCCTGATCATTAATGCCATAAATAGAACTGTGGCATTTTTGCAGCTGCGCTAAGAGGTGGCCTGAGCGTACAGGAAaatcacatgctaaaaatagcacaggccactttttaacgcatctgtgtaaaaggaccccttaactctcgattgccccaggtacaaaataagcacctgtatataatatgtaaaccgcttggactgtaaccacaaaaaggtgcatatcaaatcccacccccttatttatttatttttacatttatatcccaccataACCCAAACTGGGTAATATTAAAACATACGTAATAtcagttaaattaaaaaaactaacaatcatcttcctccttcccttccctatacCTAATATATGATGTGTGTGGTttaattgattgatttaattAGCATTAAGTGTCTGATGTATTTGTTTTGATCTATGTGTTGTTATTACTACATTTTTACTTTGTACTTGTTTTTGGTATTCGTTGTAGATTACTTTGAACTAGTTTGTAACCTGGAAAAGGAAagcataaatatttaaaagagaaCCTCACAGTAAATCCTGCTAAGGAGAAAAAGTACATATTTAAATTGCAACACTGCCTATTTTGTTCTGTTAATATGCATAAATGTGTTATCATGTTTAAAAGCACATGACATCTGATCTTGCACATAATTTTTTTCATTGTTCATGACAATTTATGTttcattgattactgtaattacTGTATCACGGAGAAATTTGGAGATATCTCTATTTCATTGTCCACAACTAATGGATTATCATCTAAATCCACATTTTAAGCCAATTGAATATGGCTTAACATGTTTGATCCCCTATATATGTGAATTTTATGCCAACTTACTGTCTTTATATGATACGTTTATATGATGTTTTATATGTTGTTTCTTAATaggctcctgatgcaggcctgataggccaaaacacagctgtgtcgagtcttgctcATCGACCATCCAGTTGTACTTTTTATCTTTGATATTGTAGATTTATATTTTTATCTTGTTTATCGACCATCAAAATTTGATTTTTTACTTGATTTTTACTCAAAGTGTcgtccttttttatttattttttagtcatcttcgctgttttgcttctgtttacatttttttttttgcaaagacttgtttcttctgtttttgccaATAGTGACTTTTGCCTAGGTACCTTCCGAGAGTATACTAAGCTAGAAAGGATCACCTATCTCAGTTTTAAACACAATCACACAATAATACGTTCATTAATATTCCAATATAGTTATAATATTTGCATATCCCATACATTTGACATAACTATAACAGATATTACCTCTTCATTTATAAACTTCATTATATCACAGATATCCATTATGCAATAGATATATGATAAAATTAAATGTTTTATTGGATAAtagagagagattttgtataaTAGATATTTGTGATATAATAACGTTTGTAAATGAAGAGTTTTAAACACGAGAGATGATTAACACTACTGTGGCAAACACTGTAAGGTCAACATGTGTGGGAGTAAAACGTCTTATGGTTTCAGGAAATCTGAAGGGTTAGCTATAGCATAGTTAGTCGCTTGTGACTTTGGTGGGGTCAACTAGCACAAAGTTTTCGAATAATTTCAGCGAGTCTCTTTGAGATCTTTTTAGGCCTGCGCTGTCGTATATCTTTTCGAGTCAAATGCCAATTAACAACTAAAACAGTTAATAAAGAATGACGAAGAGTTCACGTTTTTGTTTTCCTGTTCACCAAATTGATCTGAGCAAGATGCCTATTTAATGGTTTTCCGATCTATCCCAGCAATGGTCGCTAGATGTCTCTCTTGTGTCTCGGAAACAACGGCAatcagggattttttttcctcctgcccctcccccaagctGTTTAGAAAAAACCAGACGAGACAGGCTGCATTTCCTCTCTTGTTCTTTCTCCCCATTGCTAAGAACATAATAGCAGCAATATAATGGAGTCGATGTATAGAAAAGCTGGTCAGTCTTGCTTTCTGCATGCTACGCTGCATCCATTCTCAATATTGCTGGGAAGCAAGGCGGAAGAAATATTTACTCCAGTTGCAAAAGCTCTGGGGGGAAAAAATGTTTCTGCTGTTGTATCTAGAGAGTAAAATGACAGAGTGGAACCTTTAGCTTGAGCATGACTCTCTATTAGAGgcattttattttcacaaccctTTCCACTCCTCCCACTCAATCTGTTCTTTACTTTTTTTCCTCTCACCGTTTTGTGAACACCATTACATTCTGCAAGGAAatgtaaatgaaagaaaatggCTTTAAATTACACACTTCGTACTTAGGCGTATTTCTAACGAGGATGTTCCGTgtgaaatctttttattttcacaCGCTAGATGACTAAAACCGGATTAGCTGGTGAAAACGGAGGTATGGGAGAAAACGCATAACTGAATTGAGAATTCTCTCCAGTACCCGTGCATCGGCTGTCAGACAGCTAACTTCACGTGAACTATTTCAAGAAAGACAGAGCAGCTTtaaaaatgagagagaaaaaaacccacCCCTAACATCAGAAACCCCCCTTACACGTTTATCTCTTATTCGTCCctgaatgctgctgctgctgctcaggaTTGCTATGGAATTGCAATACAAAACTGCAGCACCAAAACAAGGGAAAGGTATGGGAGCTTGGCAGGCCACCAGGAACTCTGGAGCTTCTCCTCACTAGGGCGAGCTCGAGAGCTCTCTGGACTCCTTAGGAAAGCTTTTGGCTGTTGTGCCAGTACAAAGCCTGTCTCAGTGGTGCGATTGCAGTCACAAAAGGTAATGACATTATACAGGAATTGAATTATTCCCCGCTTTATAAAAGACAGCAGCAGATAGACATTCTATTAGCTCTCCCAAGGGACAACGGTATGATGCCAGTCTACTGTTATCTGGTTGTgcgcattttttttaaagtgccattGCAAAAGTTAGTAATTTTACCTGAGTAATTCTTCCATTTCTAGTTACCTGGGGGGATTGATAATGGCTGAAGATTCCATTCAGCGTTTTTGCTCCAGCTCAATCAAATCTTGGAGGCGCCAGTTCACTTTTATTGATCAGTGGGTTCCTGACAGGCTTCGCCACAAGGAAGCATCACCATCATCCGTCGCTCAATTTAAAGGGGAACAGATCGCCGGCATGTTTCCTACTAAAAGCCTTTTACGCACCATAATCAGCATGCAAAAGCATCCTACCGAATTACTGTGCTGTACATACTGTTCTCTTTCAGCTGCCCATTCTCTATTAAGGCAATGCTCTCCGATATATCCTCTGAAATATATATTTAAGTTCCATTTTTAGAGTCATGCATGCCCAGGAGTACTTTTATTCACAGCCACTCATCCAGATTAAATTACTGTGATGAATACCACCAGCCCGCTAAAACAGACGTTTTCAGTTGAAAGAATGAGTACTCCACAAATGTATATCATTTAGCTTCTGAATAAATGTATTGTTTCTTAAAATTCCGGGTTTCAAAATGTTGCTTGCTCAAGGCCAGCATGAATTCCACCTGTAAACGTATAACTTCAGCAAGGTAACTAGAAACCCTGACAACAGCTCGGGTAGAAAGCAGGGAGATCTTCCTGAAGGATAGTCCCGGGCGACAGAGCTAAGATAGAGAATCAAAGGGTGACTGAACACATCTGAGATGTAGCTGTGCTCAATTGCCCTAACTCGATCATACTTCCAGTATGAAATATTTCGTAACTCAATAGACATTATTTCTTGTAGCtgggttgtctttttttttttttaaagctttggaCTCAATTTTCTCTCTGTCCCGTCCAAAGTAATAACTCCTACTAAGGCATACTCACCATTCGTCGTATGTAAAATGGTGtatgtttttctgtgttttttaaaaaatgggtatTTCTCAAATATATTCAGTGttctcatcctttttttttttttttttaactcttgagCATTACATTTCAGAGAAAGatgatgtgaaaaaaaaaatagattatgACTTCATTTGCATTCAAATCATAACTCCAGGGCTGCAAAATGAATGCAATACTTAAATGTCTTGGTTACAGAcatcttgtgactttgttttgcCTCAAGTAATGCTAGTCTTTAGTACGAATTTAGTTTCGCTCTTTTCTATACAAGCCACGCCGGGATTGGACCTGTCATGAATCATTTGTGTGTTAACAGATGCTGGAAGTAACATTATTGCAGCTTCGCAATAAGCAGATGAGACGCTGGGCCAGATGTATTAAAGGTTTCTTCCCTTAGGCTCAACAGGGCGAAATCCCTGCCGCTTGGTACTCTATAGCTAACTTGCCTTGCCCTATTTAATCCCAAAGTAGCACTTAACTTTTTTATATTTAGGTCTCTATCACTAATTTTATAATCTTCGGTTATTAAAATTCGCAACTAAGACCATAGcacccatgttttttttttctaattacaGATTTGTTGGATGGACATTCAGCAATGTTGCATAGCCATGTTTTGATTTTACAtgggatttttttgttgttgttctgatCTCGCAACTAAGCTGCCTTAGCTAAATATGGGATAAGGCTCTCTCTGTGAACCAATGATCCAAGAATGTCAAGAAACATGAGATTCGATTTTAAGCAGAAACCAAATGGACCAATTTAGTGTCGCGAGTCAGTACCTTTGCTTACTATTTGTATAGAAAATGCACGCTTAAGTATGGACGATGCAATGTTAGAGAAAAAATGTTTCTCATCTTTCCCTGTCCCTAATCCATTACACGCCCCTGCTTGGCATAGTGAGAAAATAGCAAAGACCTGCCTCCGACTTGTACTACTGTAGTATGGCAAGATTGATGTTAGTCATTCTACtgatcagaaaaaaatatatatgtttacaGCAAAACATAATGCTTGAAAAAAAATATACTTTTGAAAAATATGACCGTATCCTAGAGATTCACTCAATAAAGGTGTGCAAAGAAAGACAAGACGGCGGAGCTTTTATTTTAGCTGCCGATAACCCAGCGCGCAACAGCACTGTCCGTTGTCAATAAAAACTACTGCATCTGCAATCCCAATTTCTAATGCAAAACAGACGTCACAGATGAAGGATCTACGGACAAGAACAGAACTCCTCTAAAAAGCCCAGTGCAAACAAAAATGATCAGCTGAGGGATGCTGGGGAGGAGCAAAGAATCTACACACAAAACTAAACTTAGAAACAGCCGAACAAGATGTTAtacgaaaaaaaaaagaaagagagagagagagcgatcgAGAGAAATTGCTATAATAAGATGCAATAAATCCATGGAATAAGAGCGAGGACTCAGGCTCTACCCCGACAGCGTTCTCCCTTTCTCTTGCTCAAGATAAGTTTCTACTCTGTTGGAAATGTCAAGCCGACTGCCCCCATTGGCActtgccccacccctttgccaGTAATTCATTCCAGAGAACTGTCATTGGCTGCTTCCCGACTCGCCTCCGCCCCTGGGCGCGcgctctcccctttctctctcctccagacTCTGTGGCTGGCAGTTTgcagcagcggcggcagcagctATGTGCGAGGCGCTTGGGTCCAGAGAGTCAGGGAGACCAGCTCTAGCAGTGAAAGAGCATCCTCAGAACACAGAGCACTGGGATGGTGTTTGCAGAAAGAGGAAAGCTCGGATGCATCCTCAGCCTTCAGGCACTTACTTCTAGGATTCTGGAGCTCTAGATTTTacgaatgtatttattttttttttctttttaacaaaacTTGCAAACTCCACCACCGGGAATATtgtcaaatagaaaaaaaatgattatAATAAACTTCAATGGCTTTCTTATGAAGCATGCCAGCAAATTATTCTGGAAGTAAAAACTTCATGCACAAAGATTTAAACACATTTTTCCTAGTGCTTAATTGCCAGCCAGACGAATGGTTGCAAGATAATGCTAGAAAGGATTTATCAGCAGTCTGGTTTCTACAAGCAAGGGGTGACTGGAGTGTAATCCGCACCTGCTTAGCACCCTGACTTTCCATCCAATACCATTCTTTTACCGGGATGGAACTTGGGCATTTATATTGGCAATAAATGGATTTCCTCTGAAACTTTGGTATATGCTTTCGTGTTTTGGGAACATTATGCTGACCGTGAGACTTATCAATTGCATTCTCTAATTTGCTTTGCATTGACTCCATGTGTGGCTGGGGAGGGACCGGTGGATGGTGTCTGAGGACTCGGGTTGATACTGCAttcgcagggttttttttttaaacattcttcCTTCCCACGCTCTCTGCTGTCATGATTGGAGAAACGGCAGGGCTTTGCAGCACGTTTCGCCGCCTCTCTCAGCCCTGATCCGAGAGCCACTCTGCGCTAGCCATGAGGACGCGTTTAAAGTGCACATCCTAGCCacagagaggatttttttttttttattgtggattGAGAACATTTTGCCTGTCGCCCATTATCTGCTAAGAAATCTAGAAAAGCCAAGGAAAAAAACCAGaactgctgcccctccccccttttgtTGCAGCTCTACCtgcaggtttttcttttttttttttcctcttttttttgtgtgtaagtaATCTATGTATTTTCTGAAATTGTTTTTAACTTTATAGAGGTGAAATTGACTAGTAGGACTTTTTGATCACCTATTAGCACAGTGTACATGCTGTGCATGTTTTCTTCCCATACTCTCACTACCCTCTTtaccaaaaaatatataacaattgAGCGTGGGAggtagcttttcttcttttaaagtgTGTATGTTCATTCTTGGAAATGGAttcttttaaaattctgcttTTGCTGAGTATGTGCTGGACTCGGACTCGAGCCCTCATCAACTTAAAATACTCAGTGGAGGAGGAGCAAAGAGCCGGCACGGTGATTGCCAACATAGCCAAGGATGCCAAGGATGCTGGCTTCGTGCTGGACCCCCGGCAGCCCGCTTTCCGAGTGGTCTCCAACTCGGCCCCTCACGTGGTGGACATTAACCCTTCGGGTATGCTGGTCACCAAGCAGAAGATAGACCGAGACCTGCTGTGCAGGCAAAGCCCAAAATGTGTCATCTCGTTGGAGGTCATGACCAACTCAATGGAGATCTGTGTCATCAAGGTGGAAATCAAAGACTTGAATGACAACGCCCCCAGCTTCCCCACTGACCAGATCGACCTGGAGATCTCAGAAACGGCCAGTCCGGGCACCCGCATCCCCCTGGAGAGCGCCTACGACCCGGACTCGGGCAACTACGGGGTGCAGACCTACGAGATCACCCCCAATGACCTCTTCGGCTTGGAGATCAAGACCCGCGGGGATGGTTCCAGGTTCGCCGAGCTGGTGGTGGAGAAGAGCCTGGACCGGGAGACGCAGTCTCACTATAGCTACATGATCTCGGCGCTGGACGGAGGGGACCCCCCGAACTTCGGCACGGTGGAGCTCAACATCAAGGTCATCGACTCCAATGACAACAACCCAGTGTTCGAGGAGGCAGCCTACGCGGTGAGCGTGCCCGAAAACTCGCCGCTAAGCGCCCTGGTCATCGACCTGAACGCCACCGACCCAGACGAGGGTACCAACGGCGAGATCCTGTACTCTTTCAACAGCTACGTGTCGGACAAAACCAGGGAGCTCTTTAGAATCGACCCCAAGAGCGGGGTGCTGTCTGTCAGCGGGGCCCTGGATTACGAGGAAGCGCACGTGTACGAGATCGACGTGCAGGCGAAGGACCTGGGGCCCAACTCCATCCCCGCGCATTGCAAGGTGACTGTCAACGTGCTGGATGTCAACGACCACGTGCCGGTGATCAACCTGCTCTCGGTCAACAGCGAGCTGGTGGAAGTGAGTGAAAACGCCTCTCCTGGCTACGTGATCGCCCTGGTCAGGGTCTCGGACAGGGACTCGGGGGCCAACGGCAGGGTCCAGTGCAAACTTCTCGGCAACGTGCCCTTCAGGCTGCAGGAGTATGAAAGTTTCTCCACCATCCTGGTGGACGGCAGGCTGGATAGGGAGCAGAGGGATCAGTACAACTTAACCATTCAGGCCAAAGACGGAGGCAGCCCCTCTTTGCAATCCACCAAGTCATTCACGGTGAAAATAACTGATGAGAATGACAACTATCCTCACTTCTTAAAACCTTACTACCAAGTCATTGTGCAAGAAAACAACACCCCTGGGGCTTATTTACTCTCGGTTTCGGCCAGGGATCCTGATTTGGGTTTAAATGGTAGTGTCTCTTATCAAATTATCCCATCCCAAGTTAGGGACATGCCTGTTTTTACATACGTGTCCATTAACCCAAACTCTGGGGACATCTATGCCTTGAGATCTTTCAACCATGAGCAGACGAAAGCGTTTGAATTTAAAGTCCTGGCCAAAGATGGAGGCAACCCATCCCTGCAAAGCAATGCTACTGTCCGAGTCATTGTGGTAGACGTTAATGACAATACTCCTGTGATAACCGCACCACCCCTGGTCAATGGGACCTCGGAGGTCTATATCCCTAGAAATGCTGGGGTAGGCTACCTAGTGACAGTGGTCAAAGCAGACGATTACGATGAGGGTGAGAATGGAAGAATTTCGTATGACATTTCAGAAGGGGACAGAGGATTTTTTGAAATAGATCTAATCAATGGAGAGATTAGGACCACAAGAGCTTTTGGGGAGAATTCAAAGACCACCTATGAGCTGATTGTTGTGGCCCATGACCATGGGAAGCCCTCTCTCTCAGCTTCAGCCTTGATTCTAATATATCTGTCCCCAGCTCTGgatgcccaggagtccatgggaTCTGTTAACTTGTCCTTGATTTTCATCATTGCCCTGGGATCTATCGCAGCTATCCTTTTTGTCACCATGATCTTTGTAGCAGTGAAATGCAAAAGGGATAACAAGGAAATCAGAACCTACAACTGCAggtaaagtaattttattttattgtttcccTTAAATCAATTCTGACgtttttactgattttttttttttcatttacttaGTCTGTACTGCATTAGATTTGCTCTTGAGTTTGGAACTGTTCATCACACCTTGTTGTAGCAACTCTCTTTTAAAGGAGATGTATACTTTTGCCATAGATTATGCTAGAAAAAATCATAGTGACCAGTACATTTTCAGCAAGTGCTGGCCAGTCAGGTCAGAATGCATTGAAATGCTAAACAAATCTCCAGCACATTCGAAAAGTACAAACAGATTTTAAAACCAAACTTTTAGTCATAGATTTTGTTGGGGAAAATCGATAAACGCATGTATTTTCCAattcat
The genomic region above belongs to Microcaecilia unicolor chromosome 7, aMicUni1.1, whole genome shotgun sequence and contains:
- the PCDH19 gene encoding protocadherin-19 isoform X1 — protein: MDSFKILLLLSMCWTRTRALINLKYSVEEEQRAGTVIANIAKDAKDAGFVLDPRQPAFRVVSNSAPHVVDINPSGMLVTKQKIDRDLLCRQSPKCVISLEVMTNSMEICVIKVEIKDLNDNAPSFPTDQIDLEISETASPGTRIPLESAYDPDSGNYGVQTYEITPNDLFGLEIKTRGDGSRFAELVVEKSLDRETQSHYSYMISALDGGDPPNFGTVELNIKVIDSNDNNPVFEEAAYAVSVPENSPLSALVIDLNATDPDEGTNGEILYSFNSYVSDKTRELFRIDPKSGVLSVSGALDYEEAHVYEIDVQAKDLGPNSIPAHCKVTVNVLDVNDHVPVINLLSVNSELVEVSENASPGYVIALVRVSDRDSGANGRVQCKLLGNVPFRLQEYESFSTILVDGRLDREQRDQYNLTIQAKDGGSPSLQSTKSFTVKITDENDNYPHFLKPYYQVIVQENNTPGAYLLSVSARDPDLGLNGSVSYQIIPSQVRDMPVFTYVSINPNSGDIYALRSFNHEQTKAFEFKVLAKDGGNPSLQSNATVRVIVVDVNDNTPVITAPPLVNGTSEVYIPRNAGVGYLVTVVKADDYDEGENGRISYDISEGDRGFFEIDLINGEIRTTRAFGENSKTTYELIVVAHDHGKPSLSASALILIYLSPALDAQESMGSVNLSLIFIIALGSIAAILFVTMIFVAVKCKRDNKEIRTYNCRIAEYSYGHQKKSNKKKKISKNDIRLVPRDVEETDKMNVVSCSSLTSSLNYFDYHQQTLPLGCRRSESTFLNVENQNTRNTGSNHTYQHTFNNQTAQQPDLIINGMPLPETENYSFDSNYVNSRAHLIKSSSTFKDLEGNSLKDSGHEESDQTDSEHDVQRGLYCDTAVNDVLNTSVTSMGSQVPEQDQNEGFHCREECRILGHSDRCWMPRVPLPSRTKSPDHGRNVIALSIEATTVDTEPYENCSTKRTFATFGKDRSDHVIDDRATLKGKRTVDPPVCSPKVNGTVREAGNGCEAVSPITSPLHLKSPLPTKPSVSYNTTHCLVNRDTEQFVNNGPSRPLEAEPRGADSETVMHEINPLLQECREKDSPGVKRLKDIVL
- the PCDH19 gene encoding protocadherin-19 isoform X2, which gives rise to MDSFKILLLLSMCWTRTRALINLKYSVEEEQRAGTVIANIAKDAKDAGFVLDPRQPAFRVVSNSAPHVVDINPSGMLVTKQKIDRDLLCRQSPKCVISLEVMTNSMEICVIKVEIKDLNDNAPSFPTDQIDLEISETASPGTRIPLESAYDPDSGNYGVQTYEITPNDLFGLEIKTRGDGSRFAELVVEKSLDRETQSHYSYMISALDGGDPPNFGTVELNIKVIDSNDNNPVFEEAAYAVSVPENSPLSALVIDLNATDPDEGTNGEILYSFNSYVSDKTRELFRIDPKSGVLSVSGALDYEEAHVYEIDVQAKDLGPNSIPAHCKVTVNVLDVNDHVPVINLLSVNSELVEVSENASPGYVIALVRVSDRDSGANGRVQCKLLGNVPFRLQEYESFSTILVDGRLDREQRDQYNLTIQAKDGGSPSLQSTKSFTVKITDENDNYPHFLKPYYQVIVQENNTPGAYLLSVSARDPDLGLNGSVSYQIIPSQVRDMPVFTYVSINPNSGDIYALRSFNHEQTKAFEFKVLAKDGGNPSLQSNATVRVIVVDVNDNTPVITAPPLVNGTSEVYIPRNAGVGYLVTVVKADDYDEGENGRISYDISEGDRGFFEIDLINGEIRTTRAFGENSKTTYELIVVAHDHGKPSLSASALILIYLSPALDAQESMGSVNLSLIFIIALGSIAAILFVTMIFVAVKCKRDNKEIRTYNCRIAEYSYGHQKKSNKKKKISKNDIRLVPRDVEETDKMNVVSCSSLTSSLNYFDYHQQTLPLGCRRSESTFLNVENQNTRNTGSNHTYQHTFNNQTAQQPDLIINGMPLPETENYSFDSNYVNSRAHLIKSSTFKDLEGNSLKDSGHEESDQTDSEHDVQRGLYCDTAVNDVLNTSVTSMGSQVPEQDQNEGFHCREECRILGHSDRCWMPRVPLPSRTKSPDHGRNVIALSIEATTVDTEPYENCSTKRTFATFGKDRSDHVIDDRATLKGKRTVDPPVCSPKVNGTVREAGNGCEAVSPITSPLHLKSPLPTKPSVSYNTTHCLVNRDTEQFVNNGPSRPLEAEPRGADSETVMHEINPLLQECREKDSPGVKRLKDIVL